One stretch of Harmonia axyridis chromosome 1, icHarAxyr1.1, whole genome shotgun sequence DNA includes these proteins:
- the LOC123681823 gene encoding uncharacterized protein LOC123681823, which produces MQENTFYIFIQHFIKHTKPTKEKPVILLLDNHSSHLSCKVLDLCKESGVIMVSFPPHCSHKLQPLDLTVFGPFKKCCSSGVSAWLKSNPGNTITIFDLPEIIKHAFLNAVNPKNIVSGFKAAGIFPLNPNIFVDSDFASSFVTDRPAGESQQSNDFATPGSNAMETSETVVREPEAVTPNTSATFSPESVRPFPKAVPRLTTNNKGRKRRKTAILTDTHEKRALEDEERIRNEKNRNKIEKASGSNQSMKSNVKKRPEVRKLVNDSSDEESLMKKIKNKSRKRVYKKVADSESSSEDDNTACLVCDELYDENNVTEDWLQCTQCKRWAHGKDNPFYVCLNCLSECSTESD; this is translated from the coding sequence ATGCAAGAAAATACTTTCTACATCttcattcaacattttattAAGCATACCAAGCCTACAAAGGAAAAACCAGTGATTCTTCTATTGGACAACCACTCCTCTCACCTGAGTTGCAAAGTGCTGGACTTATGTAAGGAAAGCGGTGTAATCATGGTCTCATTTCCACCTCATTGTTCGCACAAGCTTCAACCGCTAGACTTAACAGTGTTTGGCCCATTCAAAAAGTGTTGTAGCTCAGGAGTCAGTGCGTGGTTAAAAAGCAACCCAGGAAACACAATCACAATTTTTGATCTACCAGAGATCATTAAGCATGCATTTCTTAATGCTGTCAATCCCAAGAATATTGTCTCTGGCTTTAAAGCCGCTGGTATTTTTCCACTGAACCCCAATATATTTGTGGATTCTGACTTTGCGTCATCTTTTGTAACCGATAGACCTGCAGGAGAGTCACAACAGTCTAATGACTTCGCGACCCCTGGGTCGAATGCAATGGAAACCAGTGAAACAGTAGTGAGAGAACCAGAAGCTGTGACACCCAACACTTCTGCGACATTCAGCCCAGAATCTGTCAGACCTTTTCCGAAAGCGGTGCCACGTTTAACAACAAATAATAAAGGAAGAAAGAGAAGAAAAACGGCTATCTTGACGGATACACACGAGAAACGGGCATTGGAGGATGAGGAAAGGATTCGAAATGAGAAGAACAGAAACAAAATCGAGAAGGCTTCTGGATCAAACCAATCTATGAAGTCCAATGTGAAGAAAAGGCCTGAAGTGCGAAAACTCGTCAATGATTCCTCAGACGAAGaatcattaatgaaaaaaataaaaaacaagagTAGGAAGAGAGTTTACAAGAAAGTAGCAGATTCTGAATCATCGTCTGAAGACGACAATACAGCGTGTCTAGTTTGTGACGAATTATATGACGAAAATAATGTGACTGAAGACTGGTTGCAGTGCACGCAGTGTAAGAGGTGGGCTCACGGAAAAGATAATCCTTTTTATGTGTGCCTAAACTGTCTGTCCGAATGTTCAACAGAGTCAGACTGA